The genomic window GTAAATATATAAAAAATAATCTCATTATTTTTTTAGATGCTGGTACCACTATATTTGAACTCATACCTTATTTAAAAGGAAAAAATATAACAGCAATAACTAATTGTATAGAACATATAAATAAACTAATTAAAAATGAAATTAACTTCATTTTATTAGGTGGTTATGTAAAACCTAGCACTAAGGCAACAGTAGGAATAGAAACTTTAAATCAACTAGATAAATTTAATTTTG from Oceanivirga salmonicida includes these protein-coding regions:
- a CDS encoding DeoR family transcriptional regulator, which gives rise to EKQMNVSAITIRRDVIKMETLGLLNRISGGIENKSISQDIDYNLRSKKNLSAKKAVAKKASKYIKNNLIIFLDAGTTIFELIPYLKGKNITAITNCIEHINKLIKNEINFILLGGYVKPSTKATVGIETLNQLDKFNF